The Accipiter gentilis chromosome 14, bAccGen1.1, whole genome shotgun sequence genome contains a region encoding:
- the LOC126045425 gene encoding protein FAM83D-like: MANPSQCLEEGAGRWPPRPPGPYSEAQRLALEELVAGGPEALRAFLRREQLPPFLSEPEVQAIARGALPPAAAPEPAGEPSPGASLDASSLTYFPERSDLEPPALELGWPGFASGAFRGLTRVEAHFQPGCGESIYGCKEAVRRQIRSARQVIALVMDSFTDIDIFGDLQDAYNNRKVPVYILLDQDFLPHFLEMCKNLGVCPEQESLMRVRTLTGNTYYMRSGAKIVGKVHEKFMIIDGIRVTTGSYSFTWSDGKLNSSNLLLLSGQVVEHFDLQFRILYAQSMPISPKRPSSCRNSGIFDHLANRIESPKEDIVEGNLRAEFARLSSTPKKLLKELELAEDTPGGKPFNLGHSCHCEEEWFSDQEAIVERKSASTQTGPWEEKPAVTVCNAATQTNAVMAESGTQTSVAARMTGTQTSVLLKTAVTQTKEEEYTETPLLHRKLSKEGSCLSGKAVTSSSLRSLSSSSSQCSLASSTGSLSSLRSFEYSTSHRAEYFQKLHKERQFHYSTIRSKLSHMVDILSRRGRVPENYMTQYTGRCNLKQRRDISASLRSLRDVSFFSLNK; this comes from the exons ATGGCCAACCCGTCGCAGTGCCTGGAGGAGGGCGCCGGGCGCtggccgccgcggccgcccgggCCGTACAGCGAGGCGCAGCGGCTGGCGCTGGAGGAGCTGGTGGCGGGCGGCCCCGAGGCGCTGCGGGCCTTCCTGCGGCGGGAGCAGCTGCCGCCCTTCCTCTCGGAGCCCGAGGTGCAGGCCATCGCGCGGGGCGCcctgccgcccgccgcggccccggagCCGGCGGGCGAGCCCTCGCCCGGCGCCTCCCTCGACGCCTCCTCGCTCACCTACTTCCCCGAGCGCTCGGACCTGGAGCCGCCGGCGCTGGAGCTGGGCTGGCCGGGCTTCGCCAGCGGCGCCTTCCGCGGGCTCACGCGGGTGGAGGCTCACTTCCAGCCCGGCTGCGGGGAGAGCATCTACGGCTGCAAGGAGGCGGTGCGGCGGCAGATCCGCTCCGCCCGCCAG GTGATTGCCCTTGTGATGGATTCCTTCACAGATATTGATATCTTCGGTGACCTTCAGGATGCCTATAACAACCGCAAAGTCCCTGTCTATATTCTTCTTGACCAGGACTTTCTACCCCATTTCTTGGAAATGTGCAAGAATTTGGGAGTTTGTCCTGAGCAGGAAAGT CTGATGAGAGTTCGAACTCTCACAGGGAACACGTACTACATGAGGTCAGGTGCCAAAATTGTTGGAAAAGTCCATGAGAAGTTCATGATaattgatggcattagagtgacAACAGGCTCCTACAG TTTCACGTGGTCTGATGGGAAGCTGAACAGCAGCAACTTGCTGCTATTGTCAGGTCAAGTGGTTGAACACTTTGACCTCCAGTTCAGGATTCTTTATGCCCAGTCAATGCCCATCAGCCCTAAGAGGCCATCCAGCTGCAGGAACAGTGGGATATTTGATCACCTAGCAAACAGAATAGAGTCTCCTAAAGAAGATATTGTGGAAGGCAACTTGAGAGCAGAATTCGCCAGATTGTCTAGTACTCCAAAGAAACTGTTAAAAGAACTAGAACTGGCTGAAGATACTCCTGGAGGAAAACCTTTTAACTTGGGGCATTCTTGCCACTGTGAAGAAGAGTGGTTCAGTGATCAAGAGGCCATAGTGGAACGGAAAAGTGCATCGACTCAAACTGGCCCGTGGGAAGAGAAGCCTGCAGTGACTGTATGTAATGCTGCCACGCAGACCAATGCTGTAATGGCAGAATCTGGCACTCAGACTTCTGTTGCTGCTAGAATGACAGGCACTCAGACTTCAGTTTTGCTGAAGACTGCAGTGACACAGACAAAGGAAGAGGAGTACACAGAAACACCCCTGCTTCACAGAAAGTTGTCGAAAGAAGGATCATGTCTCTCTGGAAAGGCTGTAACAAGTTCTAGTCTGCGATCACTGTCTTCGTCATCATCCCAGTGCTCTCTTGCAAGCTCTACCGGCTCACTATCTTCTCTCCGGTCTTTTGAATATTCTACCAGTCACAGGGCAGAGTATTTCCAAAAACTACATAAAGAGAGGCAATTCCACTACTCCACTATCAGGTCGAAGCTTAGCCACATGGTTGATATCCTATCCCGGAGGGGACGTGTGCCTGAAAACTACATGACCCAATACACTGGAAGATGCAATCTAAAACAGAGGCGTGACATCAGTGCCAGCCTGCGCAGCCTCCGGGACGTTTCATTCTTTTCGCTGAATAAATAA
- the LOC126045426 gene encoding protein FAM83D-B-like: MANPSQCLEEGAGRWPPRPPGPYSEAQRLALEELVAGGPEALRAFLRREQLPPFLSEPEVQAIARGALPPAAAPEPAGEPSPGASLDASSLTYFPERSDLEPPALELGWPGFASGAFRGLTRVEAHFQPGCGESIYGCKEAVRRQIRSARQMIALVMDSFTDTDIFKDLLEACSQRQVKAYILLDQSSFSHFLKMCKDLGVDLEREKLIRIRNITGKTYYTRSGAKIVGKVREKFMLIDGIRVTTGSYSFTWTDGKLNSSNILILSGPAVAHFDLEFRILYARSKPINLKELSSCKKNKVLDQLVRITVASRDLTRENFLRMEFLYLRAFVGNLKWKRSWLHAAREAVYVSNNAMHASPPLTKRNGSLVMRPHWIIER; this comes from the exons atGGCCAACCCGTCGCAGTGCCTGGAGGAGGGCGCCGGGCGCtggccgccgcggccgcccgggCCGTACAGCGAGGCGCAGCGGCTGGCGCTGGAGGAGCTGGTGGCGGGCGGCCCCGAGGCGCTGCGGGCCTTCCTGCGGCGGGAGCAGCTGCCGCCCTTCCTCTCGGAGCCCGAGGTGCAGGCCATCGCGCGGGGCGCcctgccgcccgccgcggccccggagCCGGCGGGCGAGCCCTCGCCCGGCGCCTCCCTCGACGCCTCCTCGCTCACCTACTTCCCCGAGCGCTCGGACCTGGAGCCGCCGGCGCTGGAGCTGGGCTGGCCGGGCTTCGCCAGCGGCGCCTTCCGCGGGCTCACGCGGGTGGAGGCTCACTTCCAGCCCGGCTGCGGGGAGAGCATCTACGGCTGCAAGGAGGCGGTGCGGCGGCAGATCCGCTCCGCCCGCCAG ATGATTGCCCTGGTTATGGATTCCTTCACAGATACCGATATCTTCAAAGACCTCTTAGAAGCTTGTAGCCAGCGGCAAGTTAAAGCCTATATCCTTCTAGATCAGTCTTCATTTTCCCACTTTCTAAAAATGTGCAAGGATCTGGGAGTTGACCTTGAACGGGAAAAG TTGATAAGAATTCGAAATATCACTGGGAAGACATACTACACGAGGTCGGGTGCCAAAATTGTTGGAAAAGTCCGTGAAAAGTTCATGTTaattgatggcattagagtgacAACAGGCTCCTACAG TTTTACGTGGACAGATGGGAAGCTGAACAGCAGCAACATTTTGATCCTGTCAGGCCCCGCAGTTGCACACTTTGATCTGGAATTTCGGATTCTTTATGCACGGTCAAAGCCTATCAACCTCAAAGAGTTGTCCAGCTGCAAGAAGAATAAAGTGTTGGACCAGCTGGTCAGGATAACAGTGGCTTCCAGAGACTTGACCAGGGAAAACTTCCTGAGAATGGAGTTTTTGTATCTTAGAGCTTTTGTAGGAAATCTAAAATGGAAGCGAAGCTGGCTGCACGCTGCAAGGGAGGCAGTCTATGTGTCAAATAATGCAATGCATGCCTCTCCTCCACTGACTAAGAGGAATGGCTCTCTAGTTATGAGGCCACACTGGATCATAGAGAGATGA